The genomic interval GTTGAAACTTTAACAGAGTCATGTGTTTCTTGAGATGGGTTTTGTTGTTTGTGGTCTTTGGCTTGATGGGACTGTTTCTTTCTGGCCATTTTTGGGAGTATTAGAGATGGGGTTTGGATTTTGAAGGCTAGGGTTttgctagggttcttattgtGGAGAAACAAGATATGGAGATAGACTGATAAAATAGGCGTGAAGAAAGGAGGGatttttaaagagagaataaaataagGCTAGTTTTGAGGATTCAAATTTTGGGGCCCAAAGCTCAAGGCTTGTTGGGAATTtgaaaaaccataaaataatGGGATCTTTGGATTTGGCTGTGGGGTTTGGTGTGGCTAATAAAACATGTGGTTGCTCCATTGGCTTCCACAATGACACACCATTGTGCTCATGTGGCTGCTTTCTATTggcaaatttttgttttcaaacataataattttgtgagtatttaataaaaaataattatgattatgttATGTCTCTAGACTGTGACATTAggagataaaaattaaattttaaatttatttattatgataatttatattttaagatatatttatgataaataatttatgttTATCATTCATTCGTTTACTTATACAgatataaaatgtaaaaagagaaagaatctTAAACTCAAACAATAAAtcaggaaaaaaaatagaatgaaAGTGTTTTATGTTTTGGAATTTGGACAAAGGGATTGAAACCAACTCTTTGAAAGAGGGATGCATGTACTACCCTTGAATCAAATACAGAATGCATGAATGAAAAGTGTTAAAATGGGGACAAAATTTAATGATATGCAAATGcaataattctttttagtGCACAACTTTCAAAGGGTGGAATATCAAATTCCTCATTTCCCCTTTACATTCTACTTTATCCCACAAAAGAATTACAATagtaaaagatttttttatccCTATGAGTAATGAATTTTTTACTCTCAAATACTCCCCATGTGATGAATAATTTGAAAGTTGATTTACAATCAAGTCATTGGATGAAACATCGCTtagccatttcttttgttGGTTCAATATTTGGTCtctatttattaatttacctTCCAAATTTACTTCTAATTAGTTATGGAATTGAATATATAATTGGGAATTCCTTGTCATAAATAGCAAGCAACTTTTTCataatattcatatatttatttatttattttgaaacttttttttttgggatgtACAGCATATGGTATATCTATATGTATGCAAATAATCAGCaataattcattttcaaaaagaacagaaaaggaataggaaaattttattagaaaacAGTCTAAGCTTCCATGTGTGGAGAGAGCAAATCATATATCATTAAATTAGTTTCCATATATGTTGCACTATATTCGTGCGTTATTCTCTGTCTATTGGTTCTTTCAAGCCTTCCTTTTGACCCCCCTAGATTATTTGaacctttttgttttctttttgcacCTTTCCCACTAACAATATTCAATAAGTTGATTCAACCCATATAGTGTAAAACTATGTATGCTTTTGTATGGAATCATGAAGTTAGAAGACTGTTCTCTCAAaggttcttcttcttcttcctcttcttctcctttttaGTATAAGTTTTGAAGATAATGAATTTACTTTGCATATATTATTAGGTTCGTGAATTTCTGATGACTGGTTCATGTTGGTGAGCATATGCATGGGAATGAACCATACTGCTAgcttaattttatgtttttctttttcctaggAAATTAAGATACGATCAATCTTCTTTTCAAAGTTTGCATGGGATTAATGGAATGATGTAATTGATTTTTTCCCTTCGTTTTTTGGTGATTGATATATTATAGAGTAATGAGAGTGGCATGGGTAGTAGCCATGATTGGAGGTCTAGGAGCTTTTGTTAGCTTTGTGGATCCTgatcatcatcttcatcagcCTCATCGGATCCTGGTTGATACAGATGTTGATACCGATGATGTTTTTGCTCTCTTTTATCTCTTGAAGCAAGACAGGACTCAATTCCATTTGCaggtttctctctctttctcggGAATATCACCATCAATCTGCAGTATAGTTGCTTATTGTTTATCCAAAAGAGCTCTTTCTCCCTCTCCTTTTCCAATATCAACATCAAGCAATTGAGTATAGGATAAAGggataaaaaaacaaaggcaaGCTTATCTAACTCTAATAATTCATTATCCGTATGCAACAGAGAGATTAGAAAAATGTTATATATCTGATTTAATATTGTATAATTTCAATCACACGCGATTGATATATTATtagttattaatatttattgattGCAGGGAATTACTATCAATGCAAATGGATGGAGTGATGCTGGGCATGCCATCAATCATGTATACGATATTCTGTTCATGATGGATCGTGATGATATTCCAGTGGGAGTAGGAGGTGAAGGTGGCATTTTACCCAATGGTACTATCCTTCCCAATGTTGGTGGATATCAACCCATAATTGACCAGGTTCATCTCTTTCATTAAAACTTTGAACATAGGCATATTCAGTGGACCAATGAGAGTGTACCACGCGTCGTCGACAaggctttttatttttttttttcaatgaaacTTAATTTTGGGCTCTCCCTTGATATGATCATTGTTTTGGTCCATCATGAAAACTGAATTGGTAATACTATTTGGAGGGTGAGCTgacaaaatgaagaaaagcaAACCATGTATGGTTAAGAATTTTTGTGTGGTGGCAGGAAATGTCAACGGCTGGGGAGTGTAGATATAGACAAGCAATACCTGTGGCACGAAGAGGGCGTCTTGATGTCAACTCTAACTATGGCCTCAGAAAAGCTTTCCTTCCACAGGTCCCCTTTTCCACTACTTGAATCATATGTTGGCTGCAACAAGTTTAACCATCTGTAATGACTCAGTCTAAGCATTGCTGATCATCTTACAACAACTTTTTAAGCTTAAACTATATGGTTCTTGATAGATTAAACCGAATTGCTGGTACTAACTGACTCGAACTGATATCATGAACCTTTCCATGTTATGTTTCTAGTTTTGGTTCACAATGATATATGAATGGTGCTTGAGGTTGAATTCATTAAGCTTAAATGTGTTTTCAAGTCCTAGTGACAGGTTTCCTCTACATGACATAGGGTAGCAGGAGGTACACTCCTCTTCAGCAACCTACAGCACAAGAAGTGATGATAGATGCAATATCTTCAGGTCCTACAACTGTCTTTCTTTTGGGTGCACATACAAACTTTGCCATCTTTCTCATGAGCAATCCTGACTTGAAGAAAAATGTTAAACACATTTATGTCATGGGGGGTTCTGTTAGATCAAACTGTCCAAAGAATGACAGCTCTGATAATTCAGGGGAGTGTCCTAATATTGGTAACCTCTATCCCCAAGACAGCAACCCTTATGCTGAGTTCAATATATTTTCAGATCCTTTTGCTGCCTACAAGGTAATGTATGGTTACTTCTGGTTGATATTCATGAACTCATAGTAGTGTATTTGTTATTTggatctttttcttttgagcaGGTGTTCCATTCTGGTATCCCAGTTACACTTGTTCCTCTGGATGCAACAAATACCATCCCTTTAAGTAGGAGTTTCTTCATGGAGTTTGAAAGGAGACAGGATACATATGAGGCAAAATACTGCTTCCAAGCTTTAAAAATTATTCGCGATACCTGGTTAAGCGATGTATTCCATGAggtaatttctcttgaaatcctTTCTGGTTCATGCTTCCCTTTTTATCTAGTGGAATATATTCATCTAAGACATCCAAACTGATGAATTTTGGCAGCAATATTGTATGTGGGACTCTTTTCTGGTTGGTGTAGCATTATCTATAATGCGAAACTCTCACAATGGAGAAAATGAGTTTGCTGAGATGCAATATATGAACATCTCAGTGGTTACCTCTAATGAACCTTATGGAATATCAGATGGCTCAAATCCACTCATTACAGGGAATTCAATGCCAAAGTTTAAAGTAGACAAGGATGGGGTGCATAGTGGCCATGTTCAAATGGGAATGCAAGATCCTTTTTGcattcaaaaaggaaaagggaaatGTCAGGTATCATCAATACAGACTATAGCTGATTATAATTCTTTGGTCCTAATGCTTAGTTCATAAGCAAGttgaattaatatttaattcagAAGAAACACAACGTATGCATATAGTTTATTTTGTCCAAACATGACTGATCAGGTTCTGTCATTAAAAGATATTTGAAGCTGGTTTGATATGGTAACTATGTTGGTGAAGTTCTTTTGTTCTCTTAGAGATCTATATGATGCTAACAGGATGGTTACACAAAAGAAGATACTGGAGAGGATGCGGTACGTGTTCTTGTTGCAATGAAAGCTAAATCAAACCATGACAATGGGAGCTCACTTCAGAAAGAATTTTATAAAAGCTTTCTCCGAGTAAGTAAGTTCCTATAATAGTTTTCACCTTAACACCTTTTCTTCTGTTGTTTAATCCATGCTTAAAAGTCACAGACAAGTAATCAGGAAACGCTGAATGATATCTTGTTCTCTAAGATTAGGCTTTCTACTTTACATAAAAGTAAAGTGCAGATAATGTAATTGACTGTGGTCATGAAGCTGGTGCAATGTTATAGTTTCATTCTTTCTGCTAATTGTAGGTTATAAACAGCCCTGAGCAAACTGGAAGGTTTGATATCAGAAAGCAATATCCTTTCCACAGGGAGGTTCTTCATAAACCAGATTTTGGAAAGAAGATGAGTGGAAAACCAGTTATTTTTGACATGGATATGAGTGCTGGGGACTTTCTAGCTCTTCTATATCTCCTCAAATTACCTGTGGAAAAAATCAACCTCAAGGTACGCTAGTTTATGGTGGATTTGCTAGGTCTAAATCTCAAGCTAGGTTACTATCTCATGAAGTTAAGCAACTGCAACTGTAGATTGAATGAATATGGCAAGGTTCCACAAGTTACATTTAAGCACTACCAATGTTCAGGCTTTACATGAAACAGGACACAAAATTATTCCCTATCTTTATGGATTCTCACAAGTTCCTCATGCTTGATTTTTCCATGTTTAACTAGGGAATACTAATCAGCTCAACTGGCTGGGCAACTTCTGCAACAATAGATGTTGTATATGATATACTACATATGATGGGCCACGATGACATTCCAGTTGGTCTTGGTAAAGCATTTGCAGTTGGGCAAGCCAATCCAGCTTTCTCTGCTATTGGAGACTGCAAGTACTCCAAAGCTATCCCTTATGGTAGTGGTGGTTACTTGGACTCGGACACATTATATGGACTTGCTCGTGACTTACCTCGAAGTCCAAGAAGGTGACATTCCTGGCCTTCAGATTTTCATTCTTATATGTGTAGTTTGTAGAATGTTTGGATATgaaaaatacattttaaatCCTTCTCTACCAGTTGTGTAAGCATTAGTTTTAGGTAGCATCTAAGACAAAATTCTAAAAAGAACTGATAGAATTCGAACTAATACTATATTAACAATTCCAcatacttaataaaatttcaaaacatcCATAAGCGAAAACAAGGTTAAACGTATGTGGCATTCTAATAACTTTTCAGATACACAGCAGAAAACTCTGTCAAGTTTGGAGCTTCTAGAGATACTGATCATCCTGAACTTAGGCAACCATCAGCACTGGATGTCTGGAAGTCTATAGTGGACTCTTTGGATCCAGGATCAAAGATCACTTTGTTAACGAATGGACCTTTGACAAACTTAGCAGAGATCATTTTATCAGAGAATGCAAGCTCAATGATTCAGGTAAACAATGTCAACATAGTCCTGTTGTAAATCATAGGCAGGCACCTCTAGGGGAATTGCACTGTCAAGTAAGAAATACTTGTATTGATTTCACTATTTCACAAGCATTGCTGCCTCATGCCAGAAACATCAGGCCTGGACTAGTGGACCAAATGATGACACTGTCTACTTTTATCTTCTGATGCAGGGAGTATACATTGTTGGAGGACACATAGCCTACCTCTATGACAGTGGGAAAGGAAATCTTTTCACTGTTCCCTCCAATGAATATGCAGAATTTAACATGTTTCTTGATCCTTTAGCTGCAAAGGAAGTTTTTACTTCATCCCTGGACATCACGCTTGTTCCACTGCAAATGCAAAGAAGAGTTAGTTCCTTCAGCACAATTCTTAACAGGATGAATGTCACAGCTCCGACACCTGAGGCTTTGTTTGTCCAACGTCTACTTTCAAGACTTTGGCAATTACAACAGGAATATTATAGATATCATCACATGGTAAATAGAAACGTTCAAGCATATATCTTATGATGTTTTAGTTCAGTTATAAGGTGTTACATTCTTCTAAAGAGAGGTTGAAACCGATGATGgaaaaattttgtatctttgcAGGATATATTTTTGGGAGAGATCCTTGGTGCAGTAGTCTTGGCTGCAAATCCACACTTGAACCAGACATTTAGGTTGAAGCCTCTTAAGGTCTTGGGAGATGGAGACATAACAAAGATAGGAGAGATTATTATTGATAAAGAACAAGGGAAGCAAGTACatgttttggaaaatgttAATCCACAGGCATACTATGATCATTTCGCGATGGTCTTAGGTGATCACAGGCAGTCTGCTGTGCTAGGAAGCTTTCATGAGCAGGAAAGAATGTGGAATTCACCAGCAGTAAAGACGAACATGGTTCATAATCAGCACTCATAAATGTTTGTTTTAACTTCATCTATCTTTTTAAAAACAGTTTTGACACCTTTTGGTTTTGAATTCAACTGCAAATATGAAAGAAGCTGTTTCTATATTGTGTATCAGAATAGCAACAAGTGAAGTTAACAGAAAGTTACAAGATGTTTGTCTTCCTTTGTGTTGTCTATCTCTTTCTCCTAAATTTCAGCTACTTGATCCAGCTATTCATCATCATATCAGATCCTTCAGTTCATTGAACTTGATTTAcaaattacatgaaaatttattttactacatgagttatatgtatattatacAAATGATGATACATATGCTCCATTATAAGTAAAGAAACAGCATTTCCTTTTtcaataatgagattagatTGCAATTAATCATTTGCTAATCATTCAGAATCCATAGCCTTTATTTCAGTATTGGGACAATC from Theobroma cacao cultivar B97-61/B2 chromosome 5, Criollo_cocoa_genome_V2, whole genome shotgun sequence carries:
- the LOC18600329 gene encoding uncharacterized protein LOC18600329 isoform X3; translation: MYAFVWNHEVRRLFSQRVMRVAWVVAMIGGLGAFVSFVDPDHHLHQPHRILVDTDVDTDDVFALFYLLKQDRTQFHLQGITINANGWSDAGHAINHVYDILFMMDRDDIPVGVGGEGGILPNGTILPNVGGYQPIIDQEMSTAGECRYRQAIPVARRGRLDVNSNYGLRKAFLPQGSRRYTPLQQPTAQEVMIDAISSGPTTVFLLGAHTNFAIFLMSNPDLKKNVKHIYVMGGSVRSNCPKNDSSDNSGECPNIGNLYPQDSNPYAEFNIFSDPFAAYKVFHSGIPVTLVPLDATNTIPLSRSFFMEFERRQDTYEAKYCFQALKIIRDTWLSDVFHEQYCMWDSFLVGVALSIMRNSHNGENEFAEMQYMNISVVTSNEPYGISDGSNPLITGNSMPKFKVDKDGVHSGHVQMGMQDPFCIQKGKGKCQDGYTKEDTGEDAVRVLVAMKAKSNHDNGSSLQKEFYKSFLRVINSPEQTGRFDIRKQYPFHREVLHKPDFGKKMSGKPVIFDMDMSAGDFLALLYLLKLPVEKINLKGILISSTGWATSATIDVVYDILHMMGHDDIPVGLGKAFAVGQANPAFSAIGDCKYSKAIPYGSGGYLDSDTLYGLARDLPRSPRSTGCLEVYSGLFGSRIKDHFVNEWTFDKLSRDHFIRECKLNDSGSIHCWRTHSLPL
- the LOC18600329 gene encoding uncharacterized protein LOC18600329 isoform X4 — encoded protein: MYAFVWNHEVRRLFSQRVMRVAWVVAMIGGLGAFVSFVDPDHHLHQPHRILVDTDVDTDDVFALFYLLKQDRTQFHLQGITINANGWSDAGHAINHVYDILFMMDRDDIPVGVGGEGGILPNGTILPNVGGYQPIIDQEMSTAGECRYRQAIPVARRGRLDVNSNYGLRKAFLPQGSRRYTPLQQPTAQEVMIDAISSGPTTVFLLGAHTNFAIFLMSNPDLKKNVKHIYVMGGSVRSNCPKNDSSDNSGECPNIGNLYPQDSNPYAEFNIFSDPFAAYKVFHSGIPVTLVPLDATNTIPLSRSFFMEFERRQDTYEAKYCFQALKIIRDTWLSDVFHEQYCMWDSFLVGVALSIMRNSHNGENEFAEMQYMNISVVTSNEPYGISDGSNPLITGNSMPKFKVDKDGVHSGHVQMGMQDPFCIQKGKGKCQDGYTKEDTGEDAVRVLVAMKAKSNHDNGSSLQKEFYKSFLRVINSPEQTGRFDIRKQYPFHREVLHKPDFGKKMSGKPVIFDMDMSAGDFLALLYLLKLPVEKINLKGILISSTGWATSATIDVVYDILHMMGHDDIPVGLGKAFAVGQANPAFSAIGDCKYSKAIPYGSGGYLDSDTLYGLARDLPRSPRRKLCQVWSF
- the LOC18600329 gene encoding uncharacterized protein LOC18600329 isoform X5, translated to MYAFVWNHEVRRLFSQRVMRVAWVVAMIGGLGAFVSFVDPDHHLHQPHRILVDTDVDTDDVFALFYLLKQDRTQFHLQGITINANGWSDAGHAINHVYDILFMMDRDDIPVGVGGEGGILPNGTILPNVGGYQPIIDQEMSTAGECRYRQAIPVARRGRLDVNSNYGLRKAFLPQGSRRYTPLQQPTAQEVMIDAISSGPTTVFLLGAHTNFAIFLMSNPDLKKNVKHIYVMGGSVRSNCPKNDSSDNSGECPNIGNLYPQDSNPYAEFNIFSDPFAAYKVFHSGIPVTLVPLDATNTIPLSRSFFMEFERRQDTYEAKYCFQALKIIRDTWLSDVFHEQYCMWDSFLVGVALSIMRNSHNGENEFAEMQYMNISVVTSNEPYGISDGSNPLITGNSMPKFKVDKDGVHSGHVQMGMQDPFCIQKGKGKCQDGYTKEDTGEDAVRVLVAMKAKSNHDNGSSLQKEFYKSFLRVSYKQP
- the LOC18600329 gene encoding uncharacterized protein LOC18600329 isoform X2 is translated as MIDAISSGPTTVFLLGAHTNFAIFLMSNPDLKKNVKHIYVMGGSVRSNCPKNDSSDNSGECPNIGNLYPQDSNPYAEFNIFSDPFAAYKVFHSGIPVTLVPLDATNTIPLSRSFFMEFERRQDTYEAKYCFQALKIIRDTWLSDVFHEQYCMWDSFLVGVALSIMRNSHNGENEFAEMQYMNISVVTSNEPYGISDGSNPLITGNSMPKFKVDKDGVHSGHVQMGMQDPFCIQKGKGKCQDGYTKEDTGEDAVRVLVAMKAKSNHDNGSSLQKEFYKSFLRVINSPEQTGRFDIRKQYPFHREVLHKPDFGKKMSGKPVIFDMDMSAGDFLALLYLLKLPVEKINLKGILISSTGWATSATIDVVYDILHMMGHDDIPVGLGKAFAVGQANPAFSAIGDCKYSKAIPYGSGGYLDSDTLYGLARDLPRSPRRYTAENSVKFGASRDTDHPELRQPSALDVWKSIVDSLDPGSKITLLTNGPLTNLAEIILSENASSMIQGVYIVGGHIAYLYDSGKGNLFTVPSNEYAEFNMFLDPLAAKEVFTSSLDITLVPLQMQRRVSSFSTILNRMNVTAPTPEALFVQRLLSRLWQLQQEYYRYHHMDIFLGEILGAVVLAANPHLNQTFRLKPLKVLGDGDITKIGEIIIDKEQGKQVHVLENVNPQAYYDHFAMVLGDHRQSAVLGSFHEQERMWNSPAVKTNMVHNQHS
- the LOC18600329 gene encoding uncharacterized protein LOC18600329 isoform X1 — protein: MYAFVWNHEVRRLFSQRVMRVAWVVAMIGGLGAFVSFVDPDHHLHQPHRILVDTDVDTDDVFALFYLLKQDRTQFHLQGITINANGWSDAGHAINHVYDILFMMDRDDIPVGVGGEGGILPNGTILPNVGGYQPIIDQEMSTAGECRYRQAIPVARRGRLDVNSNYGLRKAFLPQGSRRYTPLQQPTAQEVMIDAISSGPTTVFLLGAHTNFAIFLMSNPDLKKNVKHIYVMGGSVRSNCPKNDSSDNSGECPNIGNLYPQDSNPYAEFNIFSDPFAAYKVFHSGIPVTLVPLDATNTIPLSRSFFMEFERRQDTYEAKYCFQALKIIRDTWLSDVFHEQYCMWDSFLVGVALSIMRNSHNGENEFAEMQYMNISVVTSNEPYGISDGSNPLITGNSMPKFKVDKDGVHSGHVQMGMQDPFCIQKGKGKCQDGYTKEDTGEDAVRVLVAMKAKSNHDNGSSLQKEFYKSFLRVINSPEQTGRFDIRKQYPFHREVLHKPDFGKKMSGKPVIFDMDMSAGDFLALLYLLKLPVEKINLKGILISSTGWATSATIDVVYDILHMMGHDDIPVGLGKAFAVGQANPAFSAIGDCKYSKAIPYGSGGYLDSDTLYGLARDLPRSPRRYTAENSVKFGASRDTDHPELRQPSALDVWKSIVDSLDPGSKITLLTNGPLTNLAEIILSENASSMIQGVYIVGGHIAYLYDSGKGNLFTVPSNEYAEFNMFLDPLAAKEVFTSSLDITLVPLQMQRRVSSFSTILNRMNVTAPTPEALFVQRLLSRLWQLQQEYYRYHHMDIFLGEILGAVVLAANPHLNQTFRLKPLKVLGDGDITKIGEIIIDKEQGKQVHVLENVNPQAYYDHFAMVLGDHRQSAVLGSFHEQERMWNSPAVKTNMVHNQHS